The Sporosarcina luteola genome contains a region encoding:
- a CDS encoding HAD-IIB family hydrolase, with translation MKNKKYLLATDLDGTFVGDVDALGRLLEYFNSAPHEIALFYVTGRHFPSAQSLIAAEGLPMPDLLITDVGTSIYHADGLMEVSDWKERMQKDWQPEMIAEIAATFPSLKRQELPDDRRVSFTVSDDIGAVDEFREALDAQAIPHTFIFSSNRDIDVLPFGAGKGNALEYALERYAMDGVQLLIAGDSGNDRDMLSLGHPSVIVGNAQPELLEMEPCENLFRANENCAGGIHEAWLHFYGEGRESVG, from the coding sequence TTGAAAAACAAAAAGTATTTGCTAGCGACTGATTTGGATGGAACGTTTGTCGGTGATGTGGATGCGCTCGGGCGACTGCTTGAGTACTTTAACAGCGCGCCTCATGAGATCGCGCTCTTCTATGTGACTGGCAGGCATTTTCCCTCCGCCCAATCGCTTATCGCGGCAGAAGGGTTGCCGATGCCCGATCTGCTTATAACGGATGTGGGTACGTCTATTTATCATGCCGACGGGTTAATGGAAGTTTCGGATTGGAAAGAGCGAATGCAGAAAGATTGGCAGCCTGAGATGATTGCCGAAATTGCGGCCACTTTTCCTTCTTTGAAAAGACAGGAGCTACCCGATGATCGACGTGTTTCCTTTACTGTGTCTGATGATATCGGGGCGGTGGATGAATTCCGGGAAGCACTCGATGCCCAGGCGATTCCACATACGTTCATCTTCAGCTCAAACCGGGATATTGACGTACTTCCTTTTGGAGCAGGCAAAGGGAATGCATTGGAATATGCACTCGAACGGTATGCGATGGATGGGGTCCAGTTGCTGATCGCAGGCGATTCTGGCAATGACAGGGACATGCTTTCCCTCGGCCACCCTTCCGTCATCGTCGGCAACGCCCAGCCCGAGCTGCTGGAAATGGAGCCTTGCGAGAATCTTTTTCGAGCAAATGAAAACTGTGCGGGGGGCATTCACGAAGCGTGGCTACACTTTTATGGGGAGGGGCGGGAGTCTGTTGGATGA
- a CDS encoding general stress protein → MDKRYVGTLNKIDAALYKITELTSQGYSEEQIHAVANTDDDLAQLRRQTFVALDGREEENFLDRFKGMFIDNGTKQQMIFEEMGFSKREAESIYDEMKDGGIAIFVEDVEPELAMEGRGGGEVEDTERDSRAQMTDSGEMLSGDNILQPRDENAGTVPRINTDHL, encoded by the coding sequence GTGGACAAGAGATACGTCGGTACGTTGAATAAAATTGATGCTGCACTCTACAAGATTACCGAACTCACATCGCAAGGTTATTCTGAAGAACAAATCCATGCCGTTGCAAATACGGATGATGATCTCGCACAACTGCGAAGACAAACGTTTGTCGCTTTGGATGGAAGGGAAGAAGAGAATTTTCTTGATCGATTCAAGGGAATGTTTATTGACAATGGAACAAAGCAACAAATGATATTCGAAGAGATGGGTTTCTCAAAGCGGGAAGCTGAAAGCATCTATGATGAAATGAAGGACGGCGGCATTGCAATTTTTGTCGAAGATGTCGAACCCGAACTGGCAATGGAAGGGCGTGGAGGCGGTGAAGTCGAAGACACGGAAAGGGATAGTAGGGCACAAATGACAGACAGCGGTGAAATGCTGTCAGGCGATAACATCTTGCAACCGAGGGATGAGAATGCCGGGACGGTCCCGCGAATCAATACTGATCATTTATAA
- a CDS encoding PLDc N-terminal domain-containing protein — translation MSELANIPWNLILPILVLQLILAVVALIDVIRNQRTNGPFIMWIFIILLVNIVGPILYFIFGRKQS, via the coding sequence ATGTCTGAACTTGCAAACATACCTTGGAATCTAATTTTACCGATTCTTGTACTTCAACTCATCCTGGCGGTTGTCGCTTTGATTGATGTCATCAGAAATCAGCGGACAAACGGGCCGTTCATCATGTGGATTTTCATCATATTGCTCGTCAACATCGTTGGACCGATTTTGTATTTCATCTTCGGGAGGAAGCAATCATGA
- a CDS encoding glycosyltransferase produces the protein MKKRIVFISDHGDPLAPLGGEQAGGQNNYVKQLALSLDKKGHTVDVITHWADAKTPAIEEFGSKCRVIRVSAGVKGFVPKNQMYDMLYDFYDEMRSRIDLSSYDLMHTHYWLSGLLGAKVAEEYGLPWIHTSHSLAIAKEQATGVREAKRMDAEQLILQLADTVVATTATEKKLIHSFVADPSPIKVIPIGVDKNFKPTIEKEKRQPFFAFAGRLEKTKGIYTLLQAFRLLMERHELPPSAKLVIAGGDPDKIDMQKKLPADPKLKKAVKGLERNIEFIGARTQRQLADLFNEATAVIVPSTYESFGMVAAEAQACGSPVIASKVGGLQDVVRHRETGIHIEKENHEHLAFAMKLLAANNEFARALGRRAAAYARREFDWDTVAKKMDELYEVVMFEKQKVFASD, from the coding sequence ATGAAGAAAAGAATCGTATTCATTTCTGATCACGGCGATCCGCTTGCACCGCTTGGAGGCGAACAGGCAGGCGGACAAAATAATTACGTAAAACAGTTAGCACTTTCATTGGATAAAAAAGGCCATACAGTGGATGTCATTACCCATTGGGCTGATGCAAAAACGCCTGCTATAGAGGAATTCGGCTCCAAATGTCGAGTAATCCGTGTATCGGCAGGGGTGAAGGGCTTTGTACCGAAGAACCAGATGTACGACATGCTGTACGATTTTTATGACGAAATGCGTTCTCGAATCGACTTGTCGTCCTATGACTTGATGCATACTCATTATTGGCTTTCCGGGCTTCTTGGCGCGAAAGTGGCAGAGGAATATGGATTGCCATGGATTCACACTTCCCACTCGCTAGCAATTGCCAAAGAGCAAGCGACGGGCGTTCGGGAAGCCAAAAGAATGGACGCTGAGCAATTGATATTGCAGTTAGCTGACACTGTAGTCGCTACGACTGCAACCGAAAAGAAATTAATTCATAGCTTCGTTGCAGACCCTTCCCCCATTAAAGTCATTCCCATAGGGGTTGACAAGAACTTCAAGCCAACTATCGAAAAGGAAAAACGGCAGCCATTTTTCGCATTTGCGGGAAGGCTGGAAAAGACGAAAGGAATCTACACGCTTCTTCAAGCCTTCAGACTACTAATGGAGCGGCATGAGCTGCCGCCATCCGCAAAGCTCGTCATTGCAGGAGGAGACCCGGATAAAATTGATATGCAAAAGAAACTGCCGGCCGATCCTAAATTGAAAAAGGCGGTTAAGGGATTGGAACGGAATATCGAATTCATCGGAGCCCGTACCCAACGCCAATTGGCTGATCTATTCAACGAAGCGACCGCCGTCATTGTACCTTCTACGTACGAATCGTTCGGAATGGTCGCTGCGGAAGCGCAAGCATGCGGAAGCCCTGTCATCGCTTCGAAAGTTGGAGGTTTACAGGACGTTGTCCGCCATCGAGAGACGGGCATCCACATTGAAAAGGAAAACCATGAGCATTTGGCATTCGCCATGAAGCTACTTGCAGCAAATAATGAGTTCGCCCGTGCCCTCGGAAGGCGTGCTGCTGCCTATGCGCGGCGGGAATTCGATTGGGACACTGTCGCCAAGAAAATGGATGAATTGTATGAGGTGGTCATGTTTGAAAAACAAAAAGTATTTGCTAGCGACTGA
- the proS gene encoding proline--tRNA ligase, which yields MSNQKNDFSKWYIDTIQKADLMDYTPVRGCIAFKPDGYEIWEHIQAEMDKRFKETGHRNAYFPMLIPESFFQKEKDHIEGFSPELPWVTEAAGEKLEERLALRPTSETMIGHLYSDWIKSYRDLPVLINQWANVFRWEKRTLPFIRTSEFLWQEGHTAHVDEEEARAETMQMLNIYKEVVEELLAIPVYDGQKTPSERFAGAVDTYSIEAMMKDGKAVQAGTSHYLGTKFAEAFDIKYLTKENRHEFVHTTSWGTSTRLIGSVIMVHGDEQGLVLPPRIAPTQVVLIPVGPWKKNPAIMEKLDEVFAELKAKGIRVRLDDSDQSPGFKFNEWELKGVPVRVELGPRDLENNQALMKARDEDEKVAIDLANIVDSIEQELQTMQTRLLEKARAFRAEHSHTHIDTMEDLTKHIADSAEKGEIPGWILAGWCGEDACEEQVKEETMFTTRNIPFNPPAEKSTCINCGKDSKHTVWFARAY from the coding sequence ATGAGTAATCAGAAGAACGATTTTTCAAAATGGTATATCGACACGATCCAGAAGGCGGATTTAATGGATTATACACCGGTTCGTGGATGTATCGCATTCAAACCGGACGGCTACGAAATTTGGGAGCATATCCAAGCTGAAATGGATAAGCGTTTCAAGGAGACCGGCCACCGAAATGCATATTTCCCGATGCTAATTCCTGAGTCGTTTTTCCAAAAAGAGAAAGATCATATCGAAGGATTTTCTCCTGAATTACCATGGGTGACGGAAGCTGCAGGTGAGAAATTGGAAGAGCGTTTGGCATTGCGTCCGACGTCCGAGACGATGATCGGCCACTTGTATTCCGATTGGATCAAGAGTTATCGTGACCTTCCAGTATTGATCAACCAATGGGCGAACGTCTTCCGTTGGGAAAAAAGAACATTGCCTTTCATCCGTACGTCTGAGTTTTTATGGCAAGAAGGCCATACGGCGCATGTCGATGAAGAAGAAGCACGTGCAGAAACAATGCAGATGTTGAATATTTATAAAGAAGTCGTGGAAGAGCTATTGGCGATTCCAGTTTATGACGGACAAAAAACGCCTTCAGAACGTTTTGCAGGCGCAGTCGACACGTATTCAATCGAAGCGATGATGAAGGACGGGAAAGCGGTTCAAGCAGGTACGTCCCATTATTTAGGTACGAAGTTTGCGGAAGCATTCGACATCAAATATTTGACGAAGGAAAACCGTCATGAATTCGTCCATACGACATCATGGGGAACTTCGACGCGTTTGATCGGCTCGGTCATCATGGTTCACGGGGATGAGCAAGGACTTGTGCTGCCTCCACGTATTGCACCGACACAAGTTGTGTTAATCCCAGTCGGTCCTTGGAAGAAGAACCCAGCCATCATGGAGAAGTTGGATGAAGTCTTCGCTGAGTTGAAAGCGAAAGGCATCCGCGTGCGATTGGATGATTCCGATCAGTCTCCAGGATTCAAGTTCAATGAGTGGGAACTGAAAGGCGTTCCAGTCCGTGTTGAACTAGGACCACGTGATTTGGAGAACAATCAAGCGCTTATGAAAGCGCGCGACGAAGACGAAAAAGTCGCCATTGACTTGGCAAATATCGTCGACAGCATAGAACAGGAATTGCAAACGATGCAGACACGCCTGCTTGAAAAAGCGCGTGCTTTCCGGGCGGAGCATTCCCATACGCATATCGACACAATGGAGGACCTGACGAAGCATATCGCGGATTCGGCGGAGAAAGGCGAAATCCCTGGTTGGATTCTTGCCGGCTGGTGCGGCGAGGACGCGTGCGAAGAGCAAGTGAAGGAAGAAACAATGTTCACTACACGCAACATTCCATTCAATCCACCGGCTGAAAAGTCGACATGCATTAATTGTGGAAAAGACTCGAAACATACAGTTTGGTTTGCGAGAGCTTATTAA
- a CDS encoding zinc ribbon domain-containing protein YjdM — translation MNNLPNCPKCNSEYTYEDGNLFVCPECAHEWTLESQETEEEAAVVRDANGNELNDGDTVTVIKDLKVKGSSNVVKMGTTVKNIKLVEGDHDIDCKIAGFGAMQLKSEFVKKI, via the coding sequence ATGAATAATTTACCTAATTGTCCAAAATGTAATTCCGAATACACATATGAAGACGGAAACCTGTTTGTTTGCCCTGAATGTGCACACGAGTGGACATTGGAATCCCAGGAGACCGAAGAAGAAGCTGCGGTCGTCCGTGATGCGAATGGAAATGAATTGAACGACGGTGATACAGTAACTGTCATCAAAGATTTAAAGGTAAAAGGAAGCTCGAACGTCGTCAAAATGGGAACGACGGTGAAAAACATCAAGTTGGTTGAAGGCGATCATGATATTGATTGCAAAATCGCCGGTTTCGGTGCAATGCAGTTGAAATCAGAGTTTGTGAAGAAGATTTAA
- a CDS encoding ABC transporter permease, translated as MSSFNALLHKELRENIRNFKMYWIPIVFVIFGILEPISNHFLPEIMKSVGNLPEGTDFVWPEFRGEDIFVSLMGQYQLIGILVIILAFMGSISGERKTGTATLLYVRPMSFSQYFLSKWIVVNAIVLASVWLGFFAAWYYIRILFNSVAAGEVFAFLGTYSLWLVFAVTVVLAFSACMSTGGAAGLSILVLLVFQVIDSILGTYWTVSPWKLSTYASNAFGASDGQSAYWMSVGLTGILIIVLVFFGMYMAKRNAAKTLV; from the coding sequence ATGAGCAGCTTTAATGCATTATTGCACAAGGAATTACGGGAAAACATCCGTAATTTTAAAATGTATTGGATTCCGATTGTGTTCGTCATCTTTGGAATACTAGAGCCGATCTCGAACCATTTCCTCCCTGAAATTATGAAAAGCGTTGGTAACCTGCCGGAAGGGACAGATTTCGTCTGGCCGGAATTCCGGGGAGAAGATATTTTTGTTTCATTAATGGGCCAATACCAGTTGATCGGCATCCTCGTTATAATCCTCGCTTTCATGGGATCAATTTCAGGAGAGCGAAAAACCGGGACGGCAACGCTTCTATACGTGAGGCCGATGTCGTTTAGTCAATATTTCCTCAGTAAATGGATTGTCGTCAATGCGATTGTGTTGGCAAGTGTGTGGTTAGGTTTTTTTGCGGCATGGTATTATATCCGAATTTTATTCAACTCAGTGGCGGCAGGGGAAGTCTTCGCGTTTCTAGGGACTTATAGTTTATGGTTGGTCTTTGCTGTGACAGTTGTCCTTGCATTCAGCGCTTGTATGTCTACGGGAGGGGCGGCGGGGCTTTCAATTCTGGTCCTGCTCGTTTTCCAGGTCATTGACAGTATACTCGGCACGTACTGGACGGTGTCCCCATGGAAATTGAGCACGTATGCATCGAATGCATTCGGTGCATCTGATGGTCAGTCAGCTTATTGGATGAGTGTTGGACTTACGGGTATTCTCATTATTGTACTTGTCTTTTTCGGTATGTACATGGCGAAACGGAATGCTGCCAAGACCTTAGTCTAA
- a CDS encoding methyl-accepting chemotaxis protein, which translates to MFKSIKSKLLFSFSLVILLVLLYGVYNIYVVMKSNEEARNIVERELPLLIAHDKMALTMANRISTARGYVLYGGDFKDRFNEYTELGKQSEAIIRDINETEEFDRLIEKTIAWRTIISEEVFGEYDKGNKELALRNLDQSTPMVREIMAGYEKLAADYEKNINAAEAKIIEDGNLTLKIVSIVTVLVILLSIAAALLTAEQITKPIKMIMNRMTEMAKGDLSGENMITTAKDEIGQLVHAANEMSHNTRNLLNTINDISSSVSAQSEELTQSATEVKSATDQVAMTMYDLAEGAESQATQAGHLSDLMDSFVHQVEEADEKGGHIQVASTKVLNMTSEGRRLMDLSNEQMGRIDSIVQFSVDKIQGLDAQSQEISKLVVVIKDIADQTNLLALNAAIEAARAGEHGKGFAVVAEEVRNLAEQVSLSVTDITKIVGDIQSESSSVAASLIEGYGEVEKGTEQITQTSQTFNDINDAVTEVAAHITTISSNLSEMVSRSQEMRGSVEEIAAITQETSAGIEQTSASAQQTNSSMEEVAMSSEQLSKYAEELNRNVLQFKL; encoded by the coding sequence ATGTTTAAAAGTATAAAAAGTAAATTGTTGTTTTCTTTTTCATTGGTAATTTTATTAGTGCTTTTGTATGGCGTTTATAATATTTACGTAGTAATGAAGAGTAATGAAGAGGCAAGGAATATAGTGGAGAGAGAGCTTCCGCTATTGATTGCCCATGATAAGATGGCGTTGACAATGGCCAACCGTATTTCGACAGCCCGGGGATATGTCCTATACGGAGGAGATTTCAAGGACAGATTCAATGAGTATACTGAGCTTGGAAAGCAAAGTGAAGCAATCATTCGGGATATAAATGAAACGGAAGAGTTTGATCGTCTCATCGAGAAAACGATAGCATGGCGAACGATAATCAGTGAAGAAGTGTTTGGTGAGTATGATAAAGGTAACAAGGAGTTAGCGCTGAGAAACTTAGATCAGTCGACTCCGATGGTTCGTGAAATTATGGCAGGATATGAGAAATTGGCGGCAGATTATGAAAAAAATATTAATGCTGCAGAAGCGAAAATTATCGAAGACGGGAATCTGACGCTTAAGATTGTGAGCATTGTGACGGTTTTAGTCATCCTATTAAGTATAGCTGCTGCACTCTTAACAGCAGAACAAATTACAAAACCGATTAAGATGATAATGAATCGTATGACTGAGATGGCTAAAGGCGATTTAAGCGGTGAAAATATGATCACAACTGCCAAGGATGAGATTGGCCAGCTTGTCCATGCGGCAAATGAGATGAGCCATAACACCCGCAATTTGTTGAATACGATCAATGATATTTCAAGCTCTGTATCAGCCCAAAGTGAAGAGCTGACGCAATCCGCGACAGAAGTGAAATCCGCGACCGACCAGGTAGCTATGACGATGTATGATTTGGCGGAAGGTGCAGAATCTCAAGCGACACAAGCAGGTCATTTATCTGACTTGATGGACTCGTTCGTTCATCAAGTAGAAGAGGCAGATGAAAAAGGCGGACATATTCAAGTTGCGTCTACAAAAGTCTTGAACATGACTTCGGAAGGTCGCCGTTTAATGGATCTTTCCAATGAGCAAATGGGTAGAATTGATAGCATTGTGCAATTCTCGGTCGATAAAATACAAGGTTTGGATGCCCAATCACAGGAAATCTCGAAATTGGTTGTCGTCATTAAAGATATTGCGGACCAAACGAATTTATTAGCTTTAAATGCAGCTATCGAAGCGGCAAGGGCAGGCGAGCACGGCAAAGGGTTCGCAGTCGTAGCCGAAGAAGTGAGAAACTTGGCGGAACAGGTTTCCCTTTCCGTGACGGACATTACGAAAATTGTGGGTGACATACAATCCGAATCCAGTTCGGTGGCAGCATCCCTCATTGAAGGATATGGGGAAGTGGAAAAAGGTACAGAACAAATTACGCAGACGAGTCAAACGTTCAACGATATTAATGATGCTGTAACAGAAGTGGCCGCCCATATTACAACCATTTCAAGCAACTTATCGGAGATGGTTTCCCGCAGTCAGGAAATGCGCGGCTCAGTAGAGGAGATTGCAGCCATTACGCAAGAAACGTCTGCAGGCATTGAACAGACATCTGCTTCAGCGCAACAGACAAATAGCTCGATGGAAGAAGTGGCAATGAGCTCAGAACAGCTATCGAAATACGCTGAAGAACTCAATCGGAATGTTCTTCAATTTAAGTTGTAA
- a CDS encoding alanyl-tRNA editing protein, with protein sequence MLKDRIYYQDNYKQSFSARIIGNGMDPEGRPYVVLNNTAFYPTGGGQPHDTGTIEGIRVIDVEEMDGEIRHFLEEELHSKEDVVGEIDWERRFDHMQQHAGQHILTAAFVRLFGFQTVSFHLGKGLVSIDLDAEKVTAEQLAAAEKLANDIILENRPIETKWVTEDELSEYSLRKQLAVTDEIRLVIIPDFDYNGCGGTHPSSTGQIGLLKILSTEKQKRKVRVHFACGGRVLQQLHRKHEELSTASKLLSAPEEGVSVAIERLVASHHSLEKALESAKEELLFFEMKNLLDNKNGNIVKASFSNRTVQELQQLARMIVTEDDSAIALLVAENEERLQFVAARGASAETSMKLVSASALPLLNGKGGGNDAFVQGGGERTMTAEELLNVMENTIGN encoded by the coding sequence ATGTTAAAGGATCGCATTTATTATCAAGACAACTATAAACAGTCATTTAGTGCACGTATTATCGGAAATGGGATGGATCCGGAGGGGCGCCCCTATGTCGTATTGAACAACACGGCGTTTTACCCGACCGGCGGCGGGCAGCCGCATGATACAGGAACTATTGAAGGAATCCGAGTGATTGATGTGGAGGAGATGGACGGTGAAATCCGTCATTTTCTTGAAGAAGAGCTTCATTCCAAAGAGGATGTGGTAGGCGAGATCGATTGGGAGCGCCGTTTCGACCATATGCAGCAGCATGCGGGGCAGCATATTTTGACGGCTGCTTTTGTCCGGCTTTTCGGATTCCAAACAGTCAGTTTTCATCTAGGCAAAGGACTCGTTTCCATTGACTTGGACGCGGAAAAAGTGACAGCAGAGCAATTAGCTGCTGCTGAAAAGCTTGCGAATGATATCATTTTGGAAAACCGTCCTATTGAAACAAAATGGGTGACGGAAGACGAGCTTTCGGAGTATTCGCTTCGTAAACAATTGGCCGTGACAGATGAGATCAGGCTCGTCATTATACCCGATTTCGACTATAACGGCTGCGGGGGCACCCATCCTTCTTCGACAGGGCAAATCGGGTTGCTGAAAATCCTCTCCACGGAAAAACAGAAGCGGAAAGTCCGTGTCCACTTTGCTTGTGGCGGTCGGGTTCTACAACAGCTGCATCGCAAGCATGAAGAGCTGTCCACAGCTTCCAAACTGCTGAGCGCACCTGAGGAAGGTGTAAGCGTTGCAATCGAGCGATTAGTAGCTTCTCATCATTCATTGGAAAAAGCATTGGAAAGTGCAAAGGAAGAGTTATTGTTCTTCGAGATGAAAAACTTATTGGATAATAAGAATGGCAACATTGTAAAAGCCTCATTTAGTAATCGGACTGTACAAGAGCTGCAACAATTGGCACGGATGATTGTAACGGAGGATGATTCGGCAATCGCCCTTCTCGTTGCCGAAAATGAAGAACGTCTTCAATTCGTTGCGGCCCGGGGCGCATCCGCCGAGACAAGCATGAAACTGGTTTCCGCTTCAGCCTTGCCTTTACTCAACGGAAAAGGTGGCGGAAATGATGCATTTGTCCAAGGTGGCGGCGAGCGGACAATGACTGCAGAAGAACTCTTGAATGTGATGGAGAATACGATTGGCAACTAA
- a CDS encoding ABC transporter ATP-binding protein, with amino-acid sequence MTNLLQVHDLEKNYGSHNAVASITFELAEGTSTALIGPNGAGKTTTLSMLAGLVTPTNGSILFRGKPKPDIRASIGYLPQYPKFFPWLTALEFTEMAAVLSGVEKRKALAEAKKTLEFVGLGDAMKKRAGTFSGGMKQRLGLAQAIVHEPELLLLDEPVSALDPVGRRQVMNLLKELQQKTTILYSTHILNDAEEMTDQLLFLRKGVLVENGSLDSIREKYANPRILIDFESDIEAERFTAISPWAVRLEKKQVSIDAGKDEVSTSEVVALLHTESLHIRKVELQTASLEEIFMKVAVEE; translated from the coding sequence ATGACCAATTTGCTGCAGGTGCATGATCTAGAGAAAAACTATGGGAGTCATAATGCCGTGGCTTCTATTACATTCGAATTGGCGGAAGGGACATCAACGGCATTGATAGGTCCGAATGGAGCAGGGAAGACAACGACATTATCCATGCTCGCGGGTCTAGTCACGCCGACGAATGGATCCATTTTATTCCGAGGGAAACCAAAGCCGGATATCCGGGCATCTATCGGCTACCTTCCTCAATATCCCAAATTCTTCCCTTGGCTGACAGCACTTGAATTCACGGAGATGGCTGCAGTGTTAAGTGGTGTCGAAAAAAGGAAGGCATTAGCGGAAGCGAAAAAGACACTTGAGTTTGTCGGACTTGGGGATGCGATGAAAAAAAGGGCGGGAACGTTTTCCGGCGGGATGAAGCAACGTCTCGGATTGGCGCAGGCGATCGTTCATGAACCGGAGCTGCTGCTATTGGATGAGCCTGTGTCAGCGCTCGACCCGGTCGGACGGCGCCAGGTGATGAACTTATTGAAGGAACTTCAACAGAAGACGACCATCTTATATTCGACTCACATTTTGAATGATGCGGAAGAAATGACTGACCAACTGTTATTCCTAAGGAAAGGTGTCCTCGTTGAAAATGGATCGCTCGATTCCATCCGTGAGAAATACGCCAACCCTCGTATTCTCATCGATTTTGAGTCGGACATAGAGGCTGAAAGGTTTACCGCAATTTCCCCTTGGGCAGTCAGATTGGAAAAGAAGCAAGTATCCATCGATGCAGGCAAGGATGAGGTAAGTACGTCTGAAGTGGTAGCGTTATTGCATACAGAGTCTCTGCATATACGGAAAGTGGAATTGCAGACGGCTAGCTTGGAAGAAATTTTCATGAAAGTGGCGGTGGAGGAATGA
- a CDS encoding EamA family transporter → MKLWMYPLFVILGACSYGILSTIIKLAIADGFTAPQAVTSQYYTGFLLAVLIYLFTRRTLPKFGGGFTLVIAGLLTAITGTVYGKAVSLMPASLAVVMLFQFTWIGMLFDCIARRRLPKRIEVISLLFLFGGTILAAGVVDADLSGIPWQGWAWGMVSAVSFSAFLMVNQRQVGGMDMITRLLFMSFFAAVAITFFQEPQIVWDGTLLNGLWIYGLILGVFGIILPILLFSIGIPKVGTGMASILSAIELPVAVTVSMILLHEHMTVLQITGIVIILIGMTLPSIANRRIRLKKIEEISTSLE, encoded by the coding sequence ATGAAACTATGGATGTATCCGCTGTTCGTCATTCTTGGGGCGTGCAGCTATGGAATTCTTTCAACTATCATTAAATTGGCCATTGCGGACGGGTTTACAGCACCCCAGGCAGTAACGAGCCAATACTATACCGGTTTTCTATTAGCCGTACTCATTTATCTCTTCACTCGACGGACACTTCCGAAGTTCGGCGGCGGTTTTACGCTGGTCATCGCCGGTCTGCTAACAGCAATCACAGGAACAGTTTATGGGAAAGCTGTCAGCTTGATGCCCGCTTCCCTCGCAGTCGTCATGCTCTTTCAATTTACATGGATCGGCATGCTTTTCGATTGCATCGCCCGCCGGCGACTTCCGAAACGAATTGAAGTCATTTCACTACTGTTTTTATTCGGAGGTACGATTTTAGCTGCAGGCGTTGTCGATGCCGACTTAAGCGGCATCCCTTGGCAAGGATGGGCTTGGGGAATGGTTTCGGCAGTCAGTTTCTCGGCATTCCTCATGGTGAATCAGCGGCAAGTTGGAGGGATGGACATGATCACTAGGCTATTGTTCATGTCATTCTTCGCCGCTGTCGCCATCACCTTCTTTCAAGAGCCTCAAATCGTCTGGGACGGTACATTGCTGAACGGCTTATGGATTTATGGCCTGATTTTAGGAGTGTTCGGCATCATTTTGCCGATCCTGCTCTTCTCCATCGGCATTCCAAAAGTCGGGACAGGGATGGCGTCAATATTAAGCGCGATTGAACTGCCGGTCGCTGTTACTGTGTCGATGATATTACTGCATGAGCATATGACCGTTCTGCAGATTACGGGAATTGTGATCATCCTTATCGGGATGACATTGCCTAGTATCGCTAATCGACGGATACGATTGAAAAAGATTGAGGAGATTTCCACATCACTTGAGTAA
- a CDS encoding RNA polymerase sigma factor, producing MQQEKWVRKIRAGDQAAFRQFYEAYAGPAIRTASAITRNREMAKDAVQETFIRVYRQIGSYNPTLPFDPWFYRILTNECLRLLKRESPLSTIETQENDPSLVEESFDQLTELYDIIQALDDTHRIPLILKYIKGFSEKEIADILGMNQNTVKSRLFKGRKRLKEQLEATREEDMS from the coding sequence GTGCAGCAGGAAAAGTGGGTTCGGAAAATACGGGCGGGCGACCAAGCCGCATTCCGTCAATTTTATGAAGCGTATGCGGGTCCGGCAATCCGGACGGCAAGCGCAATCACCCGCAACCGAGAGATGGCGAAAGATGCGGTGCAGGAAACGTTTATCCGGGTGTATAGGCAAATCGGCAGCTATAATCCAACATTGCCATTCGATCCTTGGTTTTATCGGATATTGACGAATGAATGTCTTCGTTTACTGAAAAGGGAATCCCCTCTTTCAACTATCGAAACACAAGAAAACGACCCTTCCCTCGTAGAGGAATCGTTCGATCAATTGACGGAGCTTTACGATATTATTCAAGCATTGGACGATACTCATCGTATTCCGCTTATCTTGAAATACATCAAAGGATTTTCCGAAAAAGAGATTGCGGATATTTTAGGGATGAATCAGAACACCGTAAAGTCGCGATTATTCAAAGGAAGAAAGCGGTTGAAAGAGCAATTGGAAGCTACTCGAGAGGAGGATATGTCCTGA